The Pseudonocardia sp. HH130630-07 DNA window CGGCCAGCGACGGGTCCCCGCAACGGTCGACATCAGGTTCACCGGAACGGCACAACGATCGTGGAGCAGGACCCTGACCCCCTTCCGCACCGTGGCGCAGCATGCGCCACGATTGCTCCACGATGCGACCACAGTGGACGAAACCATGATCGCCAGCGATCATCGCTGTTTGATCATGAACTCCGGTATCGCCCCAGGTCAAACACAGAACAGGCGGCACTACCCGTAGGTAATACCGCCTGTTAACAAGGGTGGAGCTGAGGGGATTCGAACCCCTGACCCCTTGACTGCCAGTCAAGTGCGCTACCAGCTGCGCCACAGCCCCTTGCGACATGCAGGACAGTACACGCCCCTTTCACCGCCCCCGTAAGGGGGGTGCCCTCCGCCCGCCGACCACCTAGCCTCCGACGGGTGCAGCCCTCCGACATCGGACGACTCGTCTCCCTCGGCTCACCCGCGGTCTCCCCGGACGGCGCCTGGATCGCCGTCACGGTGCGGCGGGTCGACCTGGAACGCAACCGCTACGACACCTCGGTCCTGCTCGCCGCCGCGGACGGCGGCGTCGCACCGCGCCGGTTGACCGGCTCCGCGCTCGGGGACGGCTCGCCCGTCTGGTCGCCGGACGGCTCGCGGCTGGCGGTCGTCACCACGCGGGAGGAGGGCGGATCGAGCCTGCGGGTGCTGCCGATCGGGGTGCCCGGCGAACCCGTCACGGTGTGCGAGCGGCCCGAGGCGATCACCGAGCCGGCGTGGTCACCGGACGGTTCGCGGATCGCGTTCGTGTCCCGGGAGCGCTCGGCCCGCTGGGCCGCCGGCGAGGACGAGCGGGCCCGCGAGCCCCGGCGGATCGACCGGCTGTTCACCCGGCTCGACGGCGAGGGCTGGATCGTTGACCGGCCGTCGAGCGTCTTCGTGGTCGACGCCGACGGCGGCGCACCGGTGGTCGTCGCCGGCGGGCCCTACGAGCACGCGAACCCGGCCTGGTCCCCGGACGGCCGGACGCTCGCCGTCGTCTCCGCCCGGGAGCCGGACTGGGACCTGCAGGAGATCACGCACATCTACCTGGTCGACGCCGCGGGCGGCGCGGAGCCGCGCCGGCTCACCGTGTCGGGCGCCATGCACACGCACCCGGCCTGGTCGCCGGACGGCGCGTCGCTCGCGACGCTGGCCTCCGACGACCACGTCGCCGTCCCGGCGCACGGGTACCCGGCGCTGGTCGACGTCGCCTCCGGCGCCGAGCGCGCGCTCACCACCGGGCTGGACCGGCAGTGCCGCCCGTACCCGTCGGCCCGCGCCCCGGTCTTCGACGGCGACGAGGTGATCTTCGCCGTCGAGGACCACGGCGGCGTGCACCTCTACCGGGCGGGGACCGGCGGGAACGGCTCCGGACCGGCGCGACCGCTGCTGACCGGGGACCGGGTCGTCACCGCGTTCGACCACGCGGGTGGCACCACGGCCGTGCTCCTCGGCGACCCGGACCACCTGCCGGAGCTGCACGTCCTGGACCCGGGCGGCGCCGTACGCCGGCTCACCGGCCTCACCGACGCCTTCCACGCCGCGCTCGGCGGTGCCTCCCCGGTCCGGCTCGCCGTACCGTCCCCGGCCGGCGACGGCGACGTCGACACCTGGGTGCTGCTGCCCGACGGGGGCGACGGTCCGGTGCCGGTGCTGCTGTCCGTCCACGGCGGACCGGCCACCCAGTACGCCTCGGTCTGGTTCGACGAGTTCCGGCTCTGGGCCGCGGCCGGTTACGCGGTGGTGTGGTGCAACCCGCACGGCTCGACCGGCCACACCGAGGACTGGACCCGGGCGATCCGCGCACCGCAGGCCGTGACGGCACCGGGCACCGGCTGGGGCGGCATCGACGCCGACGACGTCCTGGCCGCCCTGGACGGCGCGCTGGCCGCGTTCGACCGGCTCGACCGCGACCGGGTCGGCGTGCTCGGCGGTTCCTACGGCGGGTACATCACCAGCTGGCTGGCGGCGCACCACTCGGACCGGTTCGCCGCCGCGTGCAGCGAGCGCGCGGTGAACAACCTCGAGTCGCTCGACTGGAGTTCCGACGCCGCGGGCTGGTTCCACTGGGAGTTCGGTCCCTCACCGTGGACGGACCCGCAGCCCTACCGGGACATGTCCCCGCTCACCCATGTGGCCGGGATCGACGTCCCGATGCTGATCCTGCACTCCGAGGAGGACCTGCGCTGCCCGGTCGAGCAGGCCGACGCGCTGTTCGTGGCGCTGCGCCTGCTCGGCAAGCCGGTCGAGTACTGGCGGTTCCCGGCCGAGAGCCACGGGCTGTCCCGCTCCGGTTCGCCCCGGCACCGGGTGCACCGCGCGCAGATCATCCTGGACTTCTTCGGCCGGCACCTCGGTGGTACCCGGCCGGACGAGGTGCCGGCGGGCTGACCGCTCAGGACGGCTCGCCGGCCGGCTCCTCGCGGAGGTCCTTCATCACGGGGTCGTGCTGCCAGAACTCCTCGAACCCCTCGGCCGCGAACCGTTCGCCGACGGCGTGCAGCACGATGTCGCCGCGGACGTGCCCGACGGCGAGCTGGACGGTGGCCGGGTCGTCGGTGTAGAGCCCGCGGGTACGGCTGCCGTCCAGCCCGCCGACGACGGCCTGCGTCCGGTCGGCGACCGCGACGAGCAACCGCCATCCGGGATACTGACGGATGCGCTCGTTCCCGGCGTAGCGGTGCTCGATCGTGCGGCCGACCGGGTCCGGGTCGTGCCCGTAGACCACCACCCGGATGTCGACGCCACGCTGCTCGGCCCGGCGCAGCTCCGGCTTGAGCGCCACGAGATCCTCCGCCCGGGCCGCGATCTCGACCATGTGGAACGCTGCGGCGACCACGTCCTCGGCACGTTCGAGCAGGATGCGCTTCTCGTCGAGAGAGTGCACCAGGCGCGCCTGCAGCGGGGAGCTGAGCTGGGGCATCTCCCGTTCGAGGACGTCGATCGTCCGGTCGAAGTCACGGCGCATCCGCTCCAGCAGCGACGCCACGGGCAACGGGACGTAGCCGACGCCGTCGTCGTCGGTACGGACCTCGTAGGCCGCACCGCGGCCGACGAGCTTGCCGAGGGTCTCGTAGACGGTGCTCCGCGGGACCCCCGACCGCTTCGCGACCTCGTAGCCGTTCAGCGGCTCTCCCGCCACGACGAGGGTCACGTACGCTTTCGCCTCGTAACCGGACATGCCGAGACGCTGCAGCTCGCCGATCACTCGCTGCACGGACATTGCGAGATCATCTCACCCTTTCGACGGAACGTCGCCGCTCCCGGCCACCCGCGGACGCCGGGTGCGAACCGAGGATCTTACGTCCGGACCATCCGGTTCCTCACGGGTTACCGCCCGTCCGATCCGGTGTCACCCCGACGTGCACGTCGTCGCGCCGCCGGACGGGGGCCGTTCGACACCGGCGGTGTGCGTCGCGCAGGCTGGACCGGCGCCCGCGCGGAGGCGTGTCCGAGATCGACGCACCGAGGAGCCGATGCCGTGCCGCAGCAACCGCCACCCGTCGTCGTGATGGGGGTGTCCGGGTCCGGCAAGTCCACGGTGGGCACCGCGCTCGCCGAACGCCTCGGGGCCGCGTTCACCGACGCCGACGGCCTGCACCCGGCGGCGAACGTCGCGAAGATGCGGGCCGGGACCCCGCTCACCGACACCGACCGGGCGCCCTGGCTCGATCTCGTCGGTGCGCGGCTCGCCGAGGGCGCCGGTCACGGCGTCGTCGTCGCCTGCTCGGCCCTGCGCCGGTCCTACCGGGACCGGCTGCGCGGGCACGCCCCGGACACGGTGTTCGTGCACCTGACCGGGGCCCGCGACGTCCTGGCCGCCCGGATGGGCGCCCGCACGGACCACTTCATGCCCGCGGCCCTGCTCGACTCCCAGTTCGCCACGCTCGAACCGCTCGGTCCCGACGAGGCCGGCGTCGTCCTGGACGTCGCCCGGCCGGTCGGCGAGCTGGTCGCGGCGGCCGCCGACGCCGTGCGCCGGTAACCCGTCAGACGACGATCCCGGCCCGCTCCCCCGCCCAGGTGTCCAGACCGGACGCCCGGCCCGCGACGTCGTCGGCCGCCCGGCGCAACCGGCGCACGGCGTCGGCCAGCACCGGCCCGGGGTGGGTGAACGGCAGCCGCAGCCGGTCGGCGAACACCGATCCGGCGCCGAAGCGCGGGCCCGGCGCGAGCACGAGCCCGTGCCGCGGCGCCACCGCCGTGAGCGCCGTGGAGCACGGCGTCCCGAGATCGCACCAGAGCGCCAGGCCGCCGTCCGGCACGTCGTACCGCCAGTGCGGCAGCGCCGCCGCCAGCTCGGACACCAGCCGGTCCCGCCGGGTCCGCAGCTGCCCGATCCGTTCCTCCCGGATCGTCCCCAGCGCGTCGTGCACCTCCACCGCGACCAGCTGCTCCAGCACCG harbors:
- a CDS encoding S9 family peptidase, with amino-acid sequence MQPSDIGRLVSLGSPAVSPDGAWIAVTVRRVDLERNRYDTSVLLAAADGGVAPRRLTGSALGDGSPVWSPDGSRLAVVTTREEGGSSLRVLPIGVPGEPVTVCERPEAITEPAWSPDGSRIAFVSRERSARWAAGEDERAREPRRIDRLFTRLDGEGWIVDRPSSVFVVDADGGAPVVVAGGPYEHANPAWSPDGRTLAVVSAREPDWDLQEITHIYLVDAAGGAEPRRLTVSGAMHTHPAWSPDGASLATLASDDHVAVPAHGYPALVDVASGAERALTTGLDRQCRPYPSARAPVFDGDEVIFAVEDHGGVHLYRAGTGGNGSGPARPLLTGDRVVTAFDHAGGTTAVLLGDPDHLPELHVLDPGGAVRRLTGLTDAFHAALGGASPVRLAVPSPAGDGDVDTWVLLPDGGDGPVPVLLSVHGGPATQYASVWFDEFRLWAAAGYAVVWCNPHGSTGHTEDWTRAIRAPQAVTAPGTGWGGIDADDVLAALDGALAAFDRLDRDRVGVLGGSYGGYITSWLAAHHSDRFAAACSERAVNNLESLDWSSDAAGWFHWEFGPSPWTDPQPYRDMSPLTHVAGIDVPMLILHSEEDLRCPVEQADALFVALRLLGKPVEYWRFPAESHGLSRSGSPRHRVHRAQIILDFFGRHLGGTRPDEVPAG
- a CDS encoding TrmB family transcriptional regulator; protein product: MSVQRVIGELQRLGMSGYEAKAYVTLVVAGEPLNGYEVAKRSGVPRSTVYETLGKLVGRGAAYEVRTDDDGVGYVPLPVASLLERMRRDFDRTIDVLEREMPQLSSPLQARLVHSLDEKRILLERAEDVVAAAFHMVEIAARAEDLVALKPELRRAEQRGVDIRVVVYGHDPDPVGRTIEHRYAGNERIRQYPGWRLLVAVADRTQAVVGGLDGSRTRGLYTDDPATVQLAVGHVRGDIVLHAVGERFAAEGFEEFWQHDPVMKDLREEPAGEPS
- a CDS encoding gluconokinase, with the protein product MGVSGSGKSTVGTALAERLGAAFTDADGLHPAANVAKMRAGTPLTDTDRAPWLDLVGARLAEGAGHGVVVACSALRRSYRDRLRGHAPDTVFVHLTGARDVLAARMGARTDHFMPAALLDSQFATLEPLGPDEAGVVLDVARPVGELVAAAADAVRR